The Salvelinus fontinalis isolate EN_2023a chromosome 39, ASM2944872v1, whole genome shotgun sequence genome has a window encoding:
- the LOC129838777 gene encoding toll-like receptor 13: MRAMFPLFLWIQSVSGWMHPKCHVYNSGEHFPTWNYCPLAEQYTAACRDVTAIEEDLLGLPSNINTLCISMKHGENSSMSLGSFARFQYLKCLFIGGCFPQILPAGNSQGLQNLQHMYINGLVTGCCDCHIGPNTFRDLVKLSKLTITGYRLSAMAPDVFHGIPQLQSVFIHEPCGEDLSEILCRIINIMSLTELNVQAPNIQSLNQLNCSILNATESNLTSASLGFGQINHIEEGALACLQNLTRFSGVLNQDVLLRLPLSGIKQIQFLYFSGITDIDFESICNVVFLLSIKEIHLANVNTRSLSMSSVELCIGLEYMGFHGLEAIHSSPHLKLNFISSLKSLKILYVCDQTANSLDLCSFRKQPITWLTRLTFMSRNVQTLFAKQFSCLENLRTLDLSCCFISNIEDFAFFGLANLESLDMTQNNITQLYANTFIGLHSLTLLDLRGNPRIYNIEAMSFAQLTCLRQVFLGYLNYPPRELSTVIKLNLTRVFGDVLSHLTHLYISAGMRPMQLIIGSNVTSKQNLSLQLKGQTVSFEDCDRPFFQSVTHLHADAEEFLCGAEFMGKFFTSVETFVYRSKLSAKSVDLTSMNQLIHLRKLTLIQVDLLIQRSADIIFHNLTKLEVLKLSNCRIDSLEGGLTKDFKSLKTLYLRIENIYNVIYSFTEPLSSLKYLILDTLQIFCSCDNAWLIAWAKPYRPVEVIMLNHEVMYKLEDLICLSDNGLDTPNFVKYTEANCTTEVGFVLFAATGLGVLFFMLVVLVHNLAGPYLLPLYYITLGWLSEAMRSNTRGRYHYDAFVSYSGKDERWVVEELLPNLEKRGPPFLRLCLHSRDFQLGKDIVENITDSLYRSRHTLCLVSRHYLRSNWCSLEMKLATSRLQVEQRDILLLVFLEKIPPCRLSPHHRLARLVKTRTYLDWPQDPHQHQAFWDRLWAKLKPPTEA; the protein is encoded by the coding sequence ATGAGAGCTATGTTTCCCCTGTTCCTGTGGATTCAGAGTGTTAGTGGATGGATGCATCCTAAATGCCACGTTTATAACAGTGGCGAACACTTTCCCACCTGGAACTACTGTCCTTTGGCAGAACAGTACACTGCTGCCTGTCGAGATGTCACAGCCATCGAGGAGGATCTGCTTGGACTTCCCTCTAATATCAATACCCTCTGCATATctatgaaacatggtgaaaatagtTCCATGTCTCTGGGCTCTTTTGCTCGTTTTCAGTATTTGAAGTGCCTGTTCATTGGAGGCTGTTTTCCTCAAATCCTTCCAGCTGGGAATAGTCAGGGCCTTCAAAATCTGCAACATATGTACATTAATGGATTGGTCACTGGGTGCTGTGATTGTCATATTGGGCCTAACACATTCAGAGATCTAGTCAAGCTAAGTAAGTTGACCATAACTGGTTATAGGCTATCAGCAATGGCACCAGATGTTTTCCATGGCATACCTCAATTACAAAGTGTCTTTATTCATGAACCCTGTGGAGAGGATTTGTCAGAAATACTATGCAGAATAATTAATATAATGTCACTTACAGAGTTAAATGTACAGGCACCAAATATACAATCATTAAACCAATTAAACTGCTCCATCTTAAACGCCACCGAAAGCAATCTAACGAGCGCTAGTTTAGGTTTCGGTCAAATAAACCATATAGAGGAAGGTGCACTGGCTTGTCTCCAGAACCTGACACGTTTTTCTGGGGTCCTAAACCAGGATGTCCTACTGCGCCTTCCCCTGTCTGGCATTAAGCAAATCCAGTTCTTGTATTTCTCTGGTATCACTGACATTGATTTTGAAAGTatctgtaatgtagtgtttttgcttTCAATCAAGGAAATACATTTAGCCAATGTCAATACAAGGAGCCTCTCCATGTCCAGTGTGGAATTGTGCATTGGGCTGGAATATATGGGTTTTCATGGACTTGAAGCCATCCATTCTTCTCCCCATTTGAAATTGAATTTTATTTCCAGTCTCAAAAGCCTTAAAATATTATATGTATGTGACCAGACAGCAAACAGTCTTGACCTCTGCTCCTTCCGAAAACAACCAATCACATGGTTAACACGACTCACTTTCATGTCGAGAAATGTACAAACGCTTTTTGCAAAACAGTTCAGTTGTCTTGAGAACCTGCGGACTCTAGATTTGTCATGTTGTTTCATTTCAAACATTGAAGACTTTGCTTTCTTCGGATTGGCAAATCTGGAGTCCTTAGACATGACACAAAATAATATAACCCAGTTATATGCAAACACGTTTATTGGTTTACATAGTTTGACATTGTTAGACCTCAGGGGAAATCCACGGATCTACAATATTGAAGCAATGTCTTTCGCACAACTTACGTGTCTAAGACAAGTGTTTCTGGGGTACTTGAACTATCCACCAAGAGAACTATCCACCGTGATAAAGCTGAATCTGACACGTGTATTCGGTGACGTTCTGAGTCACCTGACTCATCTGTACATTAGTGCAGGTATGAGGCCAATGCAGTTGATTATTGGCAGTAACGTCACATCTAAACAGAACCTGAGTCTCCAACTCAAAGGCCAGACAGTGTCATTTGAAGACTGTGACAGACCCTTCTTTCAGTCTGTAACCCATCTTCATGCTGATGCTGAAGAATTCCTTTGTGGAGCTGAATTCATGGGAAAGTTCTTCACGTCTGTGGAGACATTTGTCTACAGATCAAAGCTTTCAGCTAAAAGTGTGGATTTAACATCAATGAATCAGCTGATTCACCTGAGGAAACTGACTCTAATACAGGTGGATCTTTTAATACAGCGTTCTGCCGACATCATTTTTCACAACCTGACCAAACTGGAGGTTCTGAAACTTTCAAACTGCAGGATTGACTCTTTGGAGGGGGGTTTAACTAAAGACTTTAAATCCTTGAAAACATTATATTTGCGTATCGAGAACATTTATAATGTAATCTACAGCTTTACTGAACCTCTCTCTAGCCTAAAGTATTTGATACTTGATACATTACAGATTTTTTGCAGTTGTGACAATGCTTGGCTCATTGCATGGGCAAAGCCGTACAGGCCGGTTGAAGTGATCATGCTTAATCATGAAGTTATGTATAAATTAGAAGACTTGATATGCTTGTCAGACAATGGACTAGACACACCTAACTTTGTCAAGTATACAGAAGCCAACTGCACAACAGAGGTGGGCTTTGTGCTCTTTGCTGCGACTGGCCTGGGAGTCCTGTTCTTCATGCTGGTGGTGCTGGTCCATAATCTGGCCGGTCCttacctcctccccctctactaCATCACCCTTGGCTGGCTGTCGGAGGCCATGCGATCAAACACCAGGGGGCGCTACCACTACGATGCGTTTGTCTCCTACAGCGGGAAGGACGAGCGCTGGGTGGTGGAGGAGCTACTACCCAACCTGGAGAAGAGAGGTCCTCCTTTCCTGCGCCTCTGTCTGCACAGCAGGGACTTCCAGCTGGGGAAGGACATTGTGGAGAACATCACAGACAGCCTTTACCGGAGCCGACACACCCTCTGCCTGGTCAGCCGCCACTACCTGCGCAGTAACTGGTGCTCCCTGGAGATGAAGCTGGCCACCTCCAGGCTGCAGGTGGAGCAAAGGGACATCCTCCTCCTGGTCTTCCTGGAGAAGATCCCACCGTGCCGGCTATCTCCCCACCACAGGCTGGCTCGCCTTGTCAAGACTAGGACCTATCTGGACTGGCCCCAGGACCCCCATCAGCACCAGGCATTCTGGGACAGACTGTGGGCTAAACTGAAACCTCCAACTGAAGCCTGA